The following DNA comes from Vanessa tameamea isolate UH-Manoa-2023 chromosome 23, ilVanTame1 primary haplotype, whole genome shotgun sequence.
caatattttgttaaaaaaactttcatttGATCCGGACACTCATTTTGTactatagattaattttataatttagcaaAAAAGGGCGGTGTAATCGCCCTTTTTTGCTCACCCAACACTCGTTACGAGGATTGCATCGCTttacttttagtttatttttatggcaACACTAAACAAAGGCCCGAGTTTAAttgttaatgataatttaagtatatatatgctttatgtatttttaaatttgataaatcaGTTCACTGAATTTCattgcttattaatattatataatcgatACATCTGTTATTTCTGACGACTGACCTAACTTACTAAAACAACTTTTGTCGAGATGACGATGATGGTAagaaagtcaaaagtcaaaaggCATTATTATCcgataggttattttttatagtctaGTTAGCGGAAGGCTAAACggaccacctgatggaaaatggtCACAACATTGTGATTCAGTGACGCAGTTAGTATTAAACatccttacattgccaacgctcaaccaaccttggaagcttagatgttatgtccttgtgcTTTTAGTAACACTTGTTTtagttacccttcaaaccgcaacatgACAACACtcagtattgctgcttggcggtagaacatttCATGACTGGGTGGTGCCAACCCTAACGGGATTACATAGAGTCCTAATACTAAATAAAGGTTTAAATACAAGTAacctttatcattatttatttatataagttggtAAACTGACTAGTGGATATGTCGATACCTGATCGTAAGTAGTCACCATCACACTATTGAAAGTTGCTCCATAAGTTATGTTAACCACTTAAATTACCAAGGCCTGTCTCTAGTTAAATTGGcttactcaaccttcaaacacAAAATTACTTAGTATTTCCATATGGGGGAAGAGTATATGATGCGGATCCTAGTTTAAGGTGAATCTTTCCtcacgtcgccaatgcgccacctacgtCGAGAACTATGATATTATGTCAAATATTGCTATTGTCAATTTCTCTTCACTAACTCTATGGATCCTTGGTGTGCGTTCTGATTGACGAAATACTGTTCCGACGTGCACGTAACAAATACTCGAAATATTTGAACCTGAGTCACCTGCGTCCTAACTGCgagcatttttattattctggTGGATCCGCGTTTGCAGCACGCTCTTTCTTAGGATGCAcgtttaaaaaacataacatattaaggtatatttttagtgtaggtttgtatatacttttaatactgttatttaaaaaaacaaggaCTGTAGTTAGATCActgatgtttatataatttgtgataattaatttttaactttatttgtaattattattgtactcgTTACGttctcattttacaaaatatttgaacgaATTTTTACGAGCTGACACAGATTTAAGTCAAATTAGGTCAACACTTTTGTTAcatgtttcataatttaattaattttatttaagcccCTGTAGTATTTCACTGCCATATTTCAAAACCTAGTAACAGACTATTTTTGACATATTctatgtttcaaataatatgtaataaatgttttagttttgtttacttAAAAAGAATTGCTAACTAATATGATATGTTTTAATAGGTTTTCAAATCGACCAAGCgttgtaatataaacattaatttaatttattttacgtaacaAATGTATTGATGTGTGCACATGagctaaaactatttaatttcttgttatgtgatattatttattatatcacataacaAGAAGCAAATTGTCATCGTATACcagttttttgaaaataataagaacgcactactatgaaaataaaaagtcgaaacatttattttaaaaaatcattgtataatatttttatgctgtAATGAAGGTTTGtcatcattgttttttattataaaaatcccATGGTgacttaattataacaattaaaatatagacaagacacaaatataaaaaaaaatctttaattggaTTCCTTAAGAAAAATGTGGAACACATGTTAACATGTTATAGTAACGTGTCCTGATATTTGACCTTAAATTACCTTTCCAGAAAGGTATAGTCCATGGTTTGtagttttataagaaatagGTTGCCATAACAACGACGTTTCTTAAATAGTTACGTTACATTAGTTATGTTACAATAGCACATATACATACTTCTTACTCGTCATGTGTCTCAAACAATCATGTTCttctttatttaacatatttaaataaagaagaacatgattgtttgttaatatacttcttaaatatttgtttaaacttagattatttacaatatttctacgtttatattttattagtttcttAATTACGATAACCACTCTCTTTTGATTATGTCTGATGCTTTTTCTGCTATCATGATCGTTGGTGCGTTCGTGTTACCCCTAATTATAACAGGCATAATAGATGAGTCAATTACTCTCAATTTTTTAATACCGTAAACACGTAATTTCGGATCAACAACTGCATCTGTATCCCATTCAGGGCCCATTTTACATGTGCCAACTGGATGATATATCGTGCCAGTATATTCTATAAGCAAACATGCGAAATAGTCATATGTCCCCCAAATATAATCTGTACAGCTTTGTACTGGTATTTTAACAAAACTTGCACCACTGTGCTTGAACGCATCTGTATCTTCTAAACTAACAGCGTACCGCAAACCTTCTACTAATACATCTAAGTCCTCTTTTACCGTGAAAAATCTTGGATATATTAATGGTGGTCCAAAAATTGGATCTGTATGATTCAATAGAATAAATCCTCTACTTTTTGGTACAAGTAAGAGAGGTCTAGCTGCAAGACCATTATAGAAAGATAGAGGCAGTATGTTCGTTGCTATGTATGTTGTGGGATCTGAATAAAATTCTTCAACGTTTCTTGCGTCAAAGTGGAATTGGATGTCTGGTACgttttcatattcatatttcGTTCTGATGAAGGCGATACCGTTTAAAGTACTAGTTGTTGCCAAGGGTCCATGCTTTTTAGGATGTTGTTGTTGGTATTTATAAACCTCATTTAATAATTCATGCTCACTTACTAAAGTTGAAGTTTTGTTTGATAGAGATATAGTCAAGGCTTCAGTGGTTACATGGTCTTGCAAATTTTGACCTACATTCAAATCAGATAGTACAGGTATATTTAAACTTTCTAGGTGGTGCTTAGGACCGATACCCGACAACATAAGTATTTTTGGGGAATTTATTGCTCCACTACTGAGAATAACTTCCTTTTTAGCATACACATTATGCTCGATACCATCTTTGATATAATTTACTCCATGAGCAGTTTTTGTATGAGgatctattataattttagtaacaaatGCATTTACTTCGATATGTAAATTAGGTCTGACATTTCGTATTGGTTTGATAAATGCAATATTTGTTGATACTCGTCGTCCATCTTTAGAAGTAGATAGTCCTATATCAGTTCCGATATTATCTTCTCTAGTTAAATCTCGTATTGGTAAACCTTTTTCTTTAAAGGCTTCAactaacataattgtatttacatcGACATACGAGAATCTTTCAACGTTTAAGGGACCACCAActgaatgataatatttatcatgAGATTCTATATCTCTATTATTTTCAGACTTTTTGAAGTATGGTAAGACCtgcaaaaagaaataaaattataaagctaTACATTTTGTCCAAAGTAGCTGAATTTTAATGCGTTTTAATGTATTGCAAAGAGATAAGTGAATCGTCGTCGATAAATAGCAATGTTTTGATAAACATGAATAACacttatatttcatttactcTTCATAGGAAACTAGGTAATTGTACATTGTTATAAGTTGTTATGTTTAACCATAAGAAGAAATGCGATTtgattagtaaattaaatattacctcTCGATAACTCCATCCATGATTGCCGAGTTCTGCCCAGTTGTCATAGTCACGTTTGTTTCCTCTCATATACACTAAGTAGTTGACTGCACTGGATCCTCCCATAGTCTTGCCtctgtaaaacatattttaaaatggtaatactaatatttacaaaattgtcttagttatatttttatcgtactAATATACAAAACTCGCTGTTttctttgtctgtctgtccaaatctatatacttttttttatggccaACAATTACattgttgtaattttaattatataatatataattttaatacgatcAATTTGATTGCAAAGTTGTGATAtcgtaagatatatattatctacACAGATTTAGTTGCAAGGGCTAGAACATTGTTTCGTTAAAATCGAATAAGCTTTCTAGACAAACTCAGATTCCATGATAACTATCGCATTTCACAAGTTAACGTTTATGAGCACACATTGCTActgatatcttaaaaaatatgtctactTCCGTTAATTTtccaactattatatttaagtattcacTTGTCATCTAGTCCCGTTATCCCTTTCATGAATTCTGTATAGTTTACGGCTTAAGAAAAGCCATTACTCGACCGCTGAGTTGTAGCAATCCTGAACTCGTGATTTATCTTCACCGACCCTATCCCTAATGGGCCCTTTTCGTTACTATGAAAAGGTGCAAATATATTTGGCTTAAACACAGTCCTTAAAAGGCGTTTTGTAAAATTTGCGTATtcgttattttttcttttttacaacGTATTCGTAGGTAACGAGATTATGTTATATGGTCACATgcccttttatatatatatatatatatgattgttAATTATGAGATACAGTTAAGTCACAACGGAATATATTACCTTGTCCAGGCGCATGTTTGATCTCTGATGGATCTGCAAGTTAGTTTTTCTGGCTGTGTCCTGTAATTCCAGTCGATACTAGATCTTCCAAGAACGGAGGGAAATGCAGGCACCATTGTTACATCTGGCTCTTCAGGTCCTGCTTCTATTAGAAGCACctgtaacaattaaaatgtattatgtagatattatttttaatgtagccaatattttcaatatagcaCATATCTGCATTCTGGATAAATAATTaggtatgttatatttttcttcgaGTGAAGTTACcatttaataaaacgtaataaataaataataatttgaattatatttatattcgttaaataaacATGCtaatcattcaaaatatttctatagaatTTTGGCTGTTACTATATTATGAAAATGTGTAGCCGTCTATTTGGCGGTTTGGGTAAGTTCAGCATGTTTCATTTTCTGTATTAGAGGTACACAAACATAACGCAGATATCAGAAAGTTTCTCTGTAactgaaaacataaaaattatgaagAATTATTTTTGTGCTAAAAATACCCAGTTATTAGTTCATACTTGTagatatcttaattaaattgtatacaatattatcAATGAGTTACTTTTACCGGTTCTTCTTAGGTCTTTTTCGAACCGgtgttttattttgagtatCGATAAGCATAAAGTTGAATAATAAGTTGTAAATTTTGTATCTGAGCCGAAATCCTCTGTTGTTAAGTAAATCTTAACGTAAATCGTAAATCTTAACCAATAATTGCGAGTTTAAGTTCAAGCAAGCGCCTCCAAATTATCATgagtttaatttgtctttataataattggaattattgaaatatttatattcgtattcatatatatttttagtaagctCCAAGCTTTcttctcaaaagggagaggaggccttaggccagcaaTGGGACGTTTAGAGGTTGTTTctttgcttttttaaatattctttattttctaATCGTAAAGACATTTTTCTACAGCACTGGTAGACGGACGGTTAAATGGGCCAAatgatgataaatggtcaccacagTACCTAGACCATTGGTTCCGtaccatttcttacaacacAAATGCgacactaaccttgggaactgatatGTTAAATCCCTTGCACCTCTGGTTACACTAACTCATTTACCCTTCAGACTCCATCAACAATACAAAGTGTTAAGTTgcttaatggtagattatctgatacatcactaagtaaattattttctcttaaaattagaacattagGGTTATATTGTACGAGTACATCGTACAATATAAGccaaataatttatacgtaacTCGTGAAATacgaatattatcaaaaaatatttttaaatacggaACAAAAAGTACCAGTAACAATTAACATGAAAAATGAGTGCTCCAAACTGTAAACGAAAAGTTTGATTGAGTCTGAActattaaaattgaatgaattgCTGGAGCGGGCGTgagatacaaaattaaatttgctaCTCTCGAAACCTCCCTTAGAGTATATTATTTTCGTTGTAAACCTAACGTTTTTGAAGCccaatatttaaaacgtattttattatagtgatgtaacatatttgaaaaacattGATAGATTTTACGTCAGGCGCACACAATTGCGACCTGGAGTTAAAAAGACCAgagtacattatttattaaaatgtaaaccaGATTGTAAAtgccaaatatatattacattttaaattagcagcctgtaaatttcccactgctgggctaaggcctcctctccctttgaggagaaagtttggagcatattccaccacgctgggtGGTGGAATCACGAAACAGATTTTTTtctgtggaatacacatgtggcagaatttcgtcgaaattagacacatgcaggttccctcacgatgttttccttcacccccgagtacgagatgaattataaacacaacttaagcacatgaaaattcagtggtgcctgcctgggtttgaacccgaaatcatcggttaagatgcacgcgttctaaccactaggccatctcggctctttattttatcattcactattaatatataatcttatatacgCTATTTTCTGgatagggctatgtgcaagtcAGTTAGGGTAAAACTTCATGTAAAACACTTTTTCTACAGCTAAACAGCcctacatagtattgttgtggttcGGTTTAATGGGTAAGCACTGGTGtgattacagacacaagggacgtaaccaTTTAGTTCTGAGGATTTGTGGTACATTGGtgtgtaaggtatggttaaatTGGTAGTCTATTTGTCAGTCAGTGGGTAAGCGGAAAAtggttattatataacaataataatgaactaaaattaataattaataaatactaggaCTCCATTCAGTCTGTTAATGTTTGTTAGTTTGAAATGTATGTACTCTTCTTATAACCAAAACCTGTTATCAAACCATACCATCGAAAAATATCGTAACTTGTGAAATTCACCGAGTAACAGTGTATGActtcgtttaaattttattctatgtataCCATTTCCAACAGTGCTATCATGATTTCATGTGTTTTATGATTATAGCATCTGTTATGGTAACGTTACGTGTTTTACACGTGTTACGTGTATTTTtacgtgtattttatatatattttaacggtCTACGAAAGTTATGAGAACATTGACAAAGGTATTGTATTCGATAGCGGAGagtaaaaaatttatttaaaaattttacgtcTTCATTTCCTttaaaatgaaagtatttttttttataaaatcgtttgtcctgactgactgtGAATGCAC
Coding sequences within:
- the LOC113401922 gene encoding glucose dehydrogenase [FAD, quinone]-like translates to METVWRPADISSICPEQQAPLTQCSGTGFMFLTLVTQLFGGVSYSVPELKENPYQRYLHPQSHPSFPESSIGSTYDYPLQAYKSNFNFETFHPISSYQGKSYQSKSYNPYSQPSYNGFKNDYSKFKSKLPIFDFDFLKNSFDDLITAGAMPAQVETKSKMESIRTKRERRSREKRQPEEYDFIIIGAGSAGCVLANRLSEVKKWKVLLIEAGPEEPDVTMVPAFPSVLGRSSIDWNYRTQPEKLTCRSIRDQTCAWTRGKTMGGSSAVNYLVYMRGNKRDYDNWAELGNHGWSYREVLPYFKKSENNRDIESHDKYYHSVGGPLNVERFSYVDVNTIMLVEAFKEKGLPIRDLTREDNIGTDIGLSTSKDGRRVSTNIAFIKPIRNVRPNLHIEVNAFVTKIIIDPHTKTAHGVNYIKDGIEHNVYAKKEVILSSGAINSPKILMLSGIGPKHHLESLNIPVLSDLNVGQNLQDHVTTEALTISLSNKTSTLVSEHELLNEVYKYQQQHPKKHGPLATTSTLNGIAFIRTKYEYENVPDIQFHFDARNVEEFYSDPTTYIATNILPLSFYNGLAARPLLLVPKSRGFILLNHTDPIFGPPLIYPRFFTVKEDLDVLVEGLRYAVSLEDTDAFKHSGASFVKIPVQSCTDYIWGTYDYFACLLIEYTGTIYHPVGTCKMGPEWDTDAVVDPKLRVYGIKKLRVIDSSIMPVIIRGNTNAPTIMIAEKASDIIKREWLS